In Acidimicrobiales bacterium, one DNA window encodes the following:
- a CDS encoding TauD/TfdA family dioxygenase, with protein sequence MRIEACEATLGATVTDVSLAALSNREWQAIEQAFLDHAVLIFPGQHLSSDDQVDFAKRFGPIEHLAAGREIVPISNVEPDGSMRGPDHPVMHTLLGNEGWHTDSTYQPVSSLGAVLQAIEVPAEGGETEWADMRAAYEALDSDTRTRIADLAAHHSIRYSQRRAGFGGEYSGAYGYEVDAAPLRPLVKTHPVTGRPALFTGRHAHDIPGMDPADSERLLDALLDEACQAPRVISHRWKPGDVVLWDNRCVLHRARPYDITQRRVMKHVRIAGDPATESGI encoded by the coding sequence ATGCGGATCGAAGCGTGCGAAGCCACGCTGGGGGCGACCGTCACCGATGTATCGCTGGCGGCACTCAGCAACCGGGAATGGCAGGCCATCGAGCAGGCGTTCCTGGACCATGCGGTGCTGATCTTTCCCGGCCAACACCTGAGCTCTGACGATCAGGTCGACTTCGCCAAGCGATTCGGCCCGATCGAACACCTGGCCGCCGGACGCGAGATCGTTCCCATCAGCAACGTCGAACCCGATGGTTCGATGCGCGGGCCCGACCATCCGGTCATGCACACCCTGCTGGGCAACGAGGGCTGGCACACCGACAGCACATACCAGCCGGTGTCGTCGCTGGGAGCGGTGCTGCAGGCCATCGAGGTCCCTGCTGAGGGTGGCGAGACCGAGTGGGCCGACATGCGAGCCGCCTACGAGGCGCTCGACTCAGACACCCGCACCCGCATCGCCGACCTGGCCGCCCACCACTCGATCCGCTATTCGCAGCGCCGGGCCGGGTTTGGTGGCGAGTATTCAGGCGCCTACGGATACGAGGTAGACGCCGCTCCACTTCGCCCACTGGTCAAGACCCATCCGGTTACCGGCCGACCTGCCCTGTTCACCGGACGCCACGCCCACGACATCCCGGGGATGGATCCGGCCGACAGCGAGCGACTTCTTGATGCTCTGCTAGACGAGGCGTGCCAGGCACCACGGGTGATCTCGCACCGCTGGAAGCCCGGCGACGTGGTGCTGTGGGACAACCGCTGCGTGCTGCACCGGGCCCGCCCTTACGACATCACCCAACGCCGGGTGATGAAACACGTTCGCATCGCAGGCGACCCCGCCACAGAGTCGGGTATCTAG
- a CDS encoding acyl-CoA dehydrogenase family protein, whose translation MSIFEEEHDLFRQSFRSFLNDRIVPRIDEFEKAQIMDRTLFAEAGSHGFLGMAIPEQYGGGGVDDFRFNAIIDEELAYAQAGAGPGGFTLHNDITTPYFVEYCTDEQAARWLPGIASGELITAIAMTEPGTGSDLASIATTAVRDGDEYIVNGAKTFITNGINSDLVITVCRTGEGRGGLSLLVLERGMPGFERGRNLDKIGQHSGDTAELFFDDVRVPAANLLGEEGKALEYLQFNLAQERLSIGVSGLATAEAALGWTVDYVKERQAFGQAIAGFQNTKFVLAEVSTEIAVTRPFIEQSITKLNEGTLSPADAARAKLWASELQGRVVDRCLQLFGGYGYMNEYPIGRAYADARIARIYGGTSEIMKTIISKDVLG comes from the coding sequence ATGTCGATCTTCGAAGAAGAGCACGATCTGTTCCGACAGAGCTTCCGCAGCTTCCTGAACGACCGCATCGTGCCTCGTATCGACGAGTTCGAGAAGGCCCAGATCATGGACCGCACCCTGTTCGCAGAGGCCGGCAGCCACGGCTTTCTGGGCATGGCGATCCCCGAGCAGTACGGCGGCGGCGGTGTCGACGACTTCAGGTTCAACGCCATCATCGACGAGGAGTTGGCGTACGCCCAGGCCGGTGCGGGGCCCGGTGGTTTCACGCTGCACAACGACATCACCACGCCGTATTTCGTCGAATACTGCACCGACGAGCAGGCGGCCAGGTGGTTGCCCGGCATCGCATCGGGCGAGCTGATCACCGCCATCGCCATGACCGAACCCGGCACCGGGTCGGATCTGGCGTCGATCGCAACCACCGCCGTTCGAGACGGCGACGAATACATCGTCAATGGGGCCAAGACCTTCATCACCAACGGCATCAACAGCGACCTGGTGATCACCGTGTGCCGCACGGGCGAGGGTCGGGGCGGTCTGTCGCTGCTGGTCCTGGAGCGGGGTATGCCGGGGTTCGAGCGGGGCCGCAACCTCGACAAGATCGGCCAGCACTCGGGCGACACCGCCGAACTGTTCTTCGACGATGTGAGGGTTCCGGCGGCGAACCTGCTGGGTGAGGAGGGCAAGGCGCTCGAGTATCTCCAGTTCAATCTGGCCCAGGAGCGCCTTTCGATTGGTGTCAGCGGCCTGGCCACCGCCGAGGCGGCACTGGGTTGGACGGTCGACTATGTGAAGGAACGCCAGGCGTTCGGGCAGGCGATCGCCGGCTTCCAGAACACCAAGTTCGTGCTGGCCGAGGTGTCGACCGAGATCGCCGTCACCCGGCCGTTCATCGAACAGTCGATCACCAAGTTGAACGAGGGCACGTTGAGCCCGGCCGACGCGGCCAGGGCCAAGCTGTGGGCGTCGGAGTTGCAGGGCCGCGTGGTCGACAGGTGCTTGCAGTTGTTCGGCGGGTACGGCTACATGAACGAGTACCCGATCGGTCGGGCATATGCCGATGCCCGAATCGCCCGCATTTATGGGGGTACCTCGGAGATCATGAAGACCATAATTTCCAAAGACGTGCTCGGCTGA
- a CDS encoding CHAT domain-containing protein: MLDASIVAVSPRSLTGDVARWIDEIAARLIAIKEPTPGGARWCVLERSVVSQAVRTAPAGTSVADALGLAGMPSVAITGPNTLFTEAPPQGLLFVEGRRILGYLAAGEPVPEPLMARRLPGSNIGGSAVSVGARRGAPAADDPETGLYPFTDGPASVQPDTAFVVEVGVSVYADDATGARLDLATEGSVELEILVMSDEFSAKGGARHTLVFDPATEPVSIVCVEMVTNPARSEVPHAWAESTGEIDFLFLHDGLPVGRVRHRVSVDVGGDETLTMDSGSWLGAEAPPCSMSIASTLPEPDLTIIITASAEVGTGRFVACLRSRHLEAGSVTAGIDLGSDAAAFAEVIMKTIPSQDGEVFIDETIAGISKVIARTVDDPQFWTSVSACLSAAQAQRGEAPSVLLLTSESFVPWELADIGATPVAPDAPPLLAAQARVGRWILDDVHCTPMADQLTVDIDRIATVVGEYQPTSGLARLPLAEEEGQYLRDQLGATYVSATADEVDIVLGARLRDPFQILHFACHGNVTPLGMNALYMNNGKELLHFAIEASAAGREYRPLVFLNACRVGAGQSQLNQYGGFAGSFLRAGYSGFIGPLWAVDDTVAHEVATDFYSGLASENRPAEILRTIRTRFVATDEVQAPPSTYLAYVFYGHPDLALNGVRSTSGAQQ, from the coding sequence ATGCTCGACGCGTCGATCGTTGCGGTGAGTCCGAGGTCTCTGACAGGCGACGTTGCCCGCTGGATCGACGAGATCGCTGCTCGCCTGATCGCCATCAAAGAGCCGACTCCGGGCGGGGCGCGTTGGTGTGTGCTCGAGCGAAGCGTGGTTAGCCAAGCGGTGCGGACTGCCCCGGCCGGCACCTCCGTTGCCGATGCGCTCGGCCTGGCGGGCATGCCCTCGGTTGCGATCACAGGCCCCAACACCTTGTTCACCGAAGCTCCCCCGCAGGGTCTGCTGTTCGTGGAGGGCAGGCGAATATTGGGTTATCTGGCCGCGGGCGAGCCTGTGCCCGAGCCTTTGATGGCCCGCCGCCTGCCTGGCTCGAACATCGGCGGTTCGGCCGTGAGCGTGGGTGCAAGGCGGGGTGCACCGGCTGCGGACGACCCAGAAACAGGGCTGTATCCGTTCACCGATGGGCCCGCGAGCGTGCAGCCGGACACCGCATTCGTGGTCGAGGTAGGTGTTTCCGTTTACGCCGACGACGCCACAGGTGCCCGGCTGGATTTGGCAACCGAGGGTTCGGTAGAGCTCGAGATCCTGGTGATGTCTGACGAGTTCAGCGCCAAGGGCGGTGCCAGGCACACGCTCGTGTTCGACCCTGCCACCGAGCCCGTTTCCATCGTCTGTGTCGAGATGGTGACCAACCCTGCCAGGTCGGAAGTGCCCCACGCCTGGGCCGAGTCGACCGGCGAGATCGACTTCCTGTTCCTGCACGATGGACTTCCGGTGGGTCGAGTGCGTCACCGCGTTTCGGTCGATGTCGGCGGCGATGAGACGTTGACCATGGACTCAGGAAGCTGGCTGGGCGCAGAGGCGCCTCCGTGCTCGATGTCGATCGCGTCGACCCTGCCAGAGCCCGACCTGACCATCATCATCACCGCGTCGGCAGAGGTAGGAACTGGCAGGTTCGTGGCGTGCCTTAGATCGCGTCACCTCGAGGCCGGGTCGGTCACCGCCGGCATAGATCTGGGGTCGGATGCCGCCGCTTTCGCCGAGGTGATCATGAAGACGATCCCTTCTCAGGACGGCGAGGTCTTCATCGACGAAACCATCGCCGGCATCTCCAAGGTAATCGCCCGCACGGTCGACGATCCGCAGTTCTGGACGAGCGTTTCGGCGTGCCTGTCTGCGGCGCAGGCCCAGCGTGGCGAGGCCCCCAGCGTGCTGTTGTTGACGTCCGAGTCGTTCGTTCCGTGGGAGCTCGCCGACATCGGCGCAACCCCAGTCGCCCCCGACGCTCCCCCGCTGCTGGCGGCCCAAGCACGGGTCGGTCGGTGGATTCTGGACGACGTCCACTGCACCCCGATGGCTGATCAGTTGACGGTTGACATCGACCGCATTGCGACTGTGGTGGGCGAGTATCAGCCCACCTCGGGTCTGGCCCGCCTGCCTCTGGCCGAGGAAGAAGGCCAGTACCTGCGCGACCAGCTGGGTGCGACCTACGTCAGCGCCACGGCCGACGAGGTCGACATCGTGTTGGGCGCCCGGCTTCGCGACCCGTTTCAGATTCTGCACTTCGCCTGCCACGGCAATGTGACTCCGCTGGGCATGAACGCGCTGTACATGAACAACGGCAAGGAGTTGCTGCACTTCGCGATCGAGGCCTCGGCTGCGGGCCGCGAATATCGTCCGCTGGTGTTCTTGAACGCATGCCGGGTCGGTGCGGGCCAGTCGCAGCTGAACCAGTACGGGGGCTTCGCGGGATCGTTTCTGCGGGCCGGCTACAGCGGGTTCATCGGGCCGCTGTGGGCGGTGGACGACACGGTTGCCCACGAGGTGGCCACCGACTTCTACTCCGGACTTGCCAGCGAGAACAGGCCCGCCGAGATACTGCGCACAATCCGCACCCGATTCGTCGCCACCGACGAGGTCCAGGCGCCACCCTCGACCTACCTCGCATACGTCTTCTACGGGCACCCCGACCTTGCGTTGAACGGTGTCAGGTCCACCAGCGGAGCACAGCAGTGA
- a CDS encoding alpha/beta hydrolase: protein MTTRLDGGHQQLDLGPKYRLRAPGFVGTAEVHAAGSTVRSSAPAAFPATLAAALDNESITELDSIVLSLATEASPAMSTSRLRSSSGEAAVELEMNDLGPDVGQVVLAVDDSGVATWHYPDPGSPTGTQRFVLRSPDPTVPEPGATTRGILGVGMRLVRTFVYSVSDPVVGALGAKSAGLWERARRPYRLRPFTPENHSTNTDAELSSDDLRRLGSGRALLFVHGTFSQAHSGFGTIDPALLARLHQVYEGRVFAFDHPTMSVDPIANAAALFERLPGDVGYDLDIVAHSRGGLLGRVLCGEHPGFDANRSRVAVGKLVMAGTPNRGTDIVTPDHLPNLLDRYTTLLTLMPLGPLGEAIDAVLAVVKMLGHGILDGLDGLSSMDPKGQFIRGFGRAELPESTYYALAANYRPESAGLAAWLRNEALDSVFGGEPNDMVVPAPSVEAAPLDVANRFRFEFDEGVHHSGYFSAPRTTELLAQILTG from the coding sequence GTGACGACCCGATTGGACGGTGGCCACCAGCAGCTGGATCTGGGCCCCAAGTACCGCCTGCGCGCGCCCGGTTTCGTCGGCACAGCCGAGGTCCATGCCGCAGGGTCAACCGTCAGGTCATCGGCGCCGGCGGCGTTTCCCGCAACCTTGGCCGCTGCCCTGGATAACGAGTCGATCACCGAACTCGATTCGATCGTGCTGAGCCTGGCCACCGAGGCTTCGCCGGCCATGTCGACGTCTCGCCTGCGCAGCAGCAGCGGCGAGGCGGCAGTCGAACTGGAGATGAACGACCTGGGCCCTGATGTTGGCCAGGTCGTGCTGGCCGTCGACGACAGCGGCGTCGCCACCTGGCATTACCCCGACCCGGGCTCGCCGACCGGCACGCAGCGCTTTGTGCTGAGGTCGCCCGACCCGACGGTCCCCGAACCGGGCGCCACGACCCGAGGAATCCTCGGCGTGGGCATGCGACTGGTGAGGACGTTTGTCTATTCGGTGTCCGACCCGGTGGTGGGGGCCCTGGGGGCCAAGTCGGCCGGGCTGTGGGAGCGGGCGCGCCGGCCCTATCGGCTCAGGCCCTTCACGCCCGAGAACCATTCGACCAACACCGATGCCGAGCTGTCTTCGGACGATCTGCGCCGGCTGGGTTCGGGCCGGGCACTGCTGTTCGTTCATGGCACCTTCAGCCAGGCCCACTCGGGTTTCGGCACCATTGATCCCGCGTTGCTGGCCCGGCTTCACCAGGTCTACGAGGGTCGGGTGTTTGCGTTCGATCACCCGACGATGTCGGTCGACCCAATAGCGAACGCTGCCGCCCTGTTCGAGCGCCTACCAGGCGATGTCGGCTACGACCTGGACATCGTCGCCCACAGCCGAGGCGGGCTGTTGGGGCGGGTGTTGTGCGGCGAGCATCCAGGATTCGACGCCAACCGGTCGAGGGTTGCGGTCGGCAAGCTGGTGATGGCGGGCACCCCCAACCGAGGCACCGACATCGTCACCCCCGATCACCTGCCCAACCTGCTGGACCGCTACACCACGCTGTTGACCCTGATGCCGTTGGGACCCCTGGGCGAGGCGATCGATGCCGTGCTGGCCGTTGTGAAGATGCTGGGACACGGCATCCTGGACGGGCTCGACGGACTGTCGTCGATGGACCCGAAGGGCCAGTTCATCAGGGGATTTGGCAGGGCCGAATTGCCCGAGTCGACGTATTACGCGCTGGCTGCCAACTATCGGCCCGAGTCTGCGGGGCTCGCCGCATGGCTACGCAACGAGGCTCTCGACTCGGTGTTCGGGGGCGAGCCCAACGACATGGTGGTGCCGGCTCCCAGCGTCGAGGCGGCTCCGCTGGACGTAGCCAATCGCTTCCGCTTCGAGTTCGACGAAGGGGTGCACCACAGCGGCTACTTCTCGGCGCCGCGCACCACCGAACTGCTCGCACAGATCCTCACCGGCTGA
- a CDS encoding CHAT domain-containing protein, with protein MTNYETFDVHVSGTRSQGYTARVIASPVGEYSHTFELPFSELALESFIVDMSRNDADGVERAVRAESFGSELFETLFDGEMRGMFRASLNTVAASGSGLRLRLRLAEAPDLADVPWEYLHDRRAGSFLALSTASPVVRYLELPHPPKPISVTAPLRALVVVSSPSGFEALDTEAEWARLLEATTELRSQGRIELVRSETATLEALQGALQQGQYHVFHFIGHGDFERAEGRGALLFETELGEPRAVNSDELAVLMSNHRPLQLAILNACEGARSSSTDPFSGLAQGLIQRGLPAAIAMQFEISDAAAVDFARELYRSMSSGEPIDEAVTSARISLYSGGNATEWATPVLFMRSPTGQLFEVLDDTVPEPAAAADTTEQDERYEREHPGTPPLWSRRVVQMAVVFAAAVAGWVLFAALSGDDGPPTTTTSSSSTTTSATTTTASPSTSSTTASSTSTSSTTTTAAEPEFVVGGSYEMPGLIGLDSIQAAATKLGLACGSDILFPEPAWDPNNPVADGTIIHQIPAAGSVIELLDGYCSPQGFSQTITIFYSDPEYCSAEEDRVGLGWCPKQPQTAQMPTLVGMVNADAAIAALVAACGSEQVTVFSSWDPLSGLPPDAVISQNPPAGTPITRGDPCVPVRDDLGIGISIVVQCKTSDECLLPPP; from the coding sequence ATGACCAACTACGAGACATTCGATGTGCACGTCAGTGGCACGCGGTCGCAGGGATACACGGCGCGGGTTATCGCGTCGCCCGTTGGCGAGTACTCGCATACGTTCGAGCTGCCCTTCTCGGAGTTGGCGCTCGAGTCGTTCATCGTCGACATGAGCCGAAACGACGCCGACGGAGTCGAGCGGGCGGTGCGCGCCGAGTCGTTCGGCAGCGAACTGTTCGAAACCTTGTTCGACGGCGAGATGCGGGGCATGTTCAGGGCGTCGCTCAACACGGTGGCAGCGTCTGGATCGGGTCTGCGCTTGCGTCTGCGGCTGGCCGAGGCCCCAGACCTGGCCGACGTGCCATGGGAGTACTTGCACGACCGCCGTGCCGGCAGCTTCCTGGCGCTGTCGACAGCTTCGCCTGTGGTGCGCTACCTCGAGCTTCCCCACCCGCCGAAGCCCATCAGCGTCACGGCTCCGCTGCGCGCACTGGTCGTGGTGTCGAGCCCTTCGGGGTTCGAGGCGCTCGACACCGAAGCCGAGTGGGCCAGGCTGCTAGAGGCCACGACCGAACTGCGCAGCCAGGGGCGCATCGAGCTGGTCAGGTCCGAGACCGCCACGCTGGAGGCCCTGCAGGGCGCCCTTCAGCAGGGCCAGTATCACGTGTTCCATTTCATCGGGCATGGCGACTTCGAGCGGGCCGAGGGCCGGGGCGCTTTGTTGTTCGAAACCGAATTGGGCGAACCCAGGGCGGTCAACTCTGACGAGTTGGCGGTGTTGATGAGCAACCACCGCCCCCTGCAGTTGGCGATTCTCAACGCATGTGAGGGAGCGCGGAGCTCGTCGACCGACCCGTTCTCGGGCCTGGCCCAGGGTCTCATCCAGCGGGGCCTGCCCGCGGCCATCGCCATGCAGTTCGAGATCTCCGACGCCGCAGCTGTCGACTTCGCCCGCGAGTTGTACAGGTCGATGAGCTCGGGCGAGCCCATCGACGAAGCCGTCACGTCGGCACGAATCTCGCTGTACTCGGGGGGCAACGCAACCGAGTGGGCAACCCCAGTGCTGTTCATGCGTTCGCCCACGGGTCAGTTGTTCGAGGTTCTGGACGACACCGTCCCAGAGCCAGCTGCTGCGGCCGACACCACCGAACAAGACGAGCGCTACGAACGCGAACACCCCGGCACGCCACCCCTGTGGTCTCGTCGCGTCGTTCAAATGGCAGTCGTGTTTGCAGCAGCCGTTGCCGGCTGGGTTTTGTTCGCCGCTCTTTCGGGCGATGACGGCCCGCCGACGACGACCACCAGCTCCTCGTCGACCACGACCTCGGCGACAACCACCACAGCGTCACCTAGCACCTCCTCAACCACCGCGTCGTCAACCAGCACGTCGTCAACCACCACCACTGCTGCCGAGCCCGAGTTCGTGGTTGGCGGATCGTACGAGATGCCGGGGTTGATAGGTCTCGACTCGATACAAGCTGCCGCCACCAAGCTCGGCCTGGCGTGCGGCAGCGACATCTTGTTCCCCGAGCCGGCATGGGATCCCAACAACCCGGTCGCCGACGGGACGATCATCCACCAGATCCCGGCCGCAGGCTCGGTCATCGAGCTGCTCGACGGCTACTGCTCGCCGCAGGGCTTCTCGCAGACCATCACGATCTTCTACTCCGACCCCGAATACTGCAGCGCAGAAGAGGATCGCGTCGGATTGGGCTGGTGCCCCAAGCAACCACAGACCGCCCAGATGCCCACCCTGGTCGGCATGGTCAACGCAGACGCGGCCATCGCTGCACTGGTGGCGGCCTGCGGAAGCGAGCAGGTCACCGTCTTCAGCAGCTGGGACCCGCTCAGCGGGCTCCCGCCCGACGCAGTCATCTCTCAGAACCCGCCTGCTGGTACGCCGATAACCCGCGGAGATCCTTGCGTCCCCGTGCGAGACGACCTCGGAATCGGCATCTCGATCGTGGTGCAGTGCAAGACCAGCGACGAGTGCCTGCTGCCGCCCCCGTGA
- a CDS encoding TauD/TfdA family dioxygenase, whose amino-acid sequence MRTFVEQVGHYFDRPSVGVPTAPVGGPAAWTANDVGGRDVWRLPLSSPALDELESHVHAVEQFSMQPVDAAQFPALAEQVEGWRHDLVDGRGFVVVSGFPVDRWSVAQRETACWIVGCLMGEPGGQNADGDLLGHVIDLAADNHENERLYRTNKNIGFHCDAADVVGLLTVSTAPTGGDSRVVSSVSVHDRMVVECPELAARLFQPTMLDSRRPPGSPTRYSEVVPSAFDGQRLRTFMHLEYFRSVERFDDIELDDVTRCALDTWESIAEEPGMHVAMRLEVGDLQLVNNHAIVHARTGYVDDPDNPRHLLRLWLSLGG is encoded by the coding sequence ATGAGGACCTTCGTCGAGCAGGTCGGCCACTATTTCGACAGACCCTCGGTGGGAGTGCCGACGGCGCCGGTCGGTGGGCCCGCCGCCTGGACCGCCAACGATGTAGGCGGTCGCGACGTGTGGAGGCTGCCGCTGTCGTCGCCGGCGTTGGACGAGCTCGAGAGCCACGTGCACGCGGTCGAACAGTTCTCGATGCAGCCAGTTGACGCTGCACAGTTCCCGGCGCTGGCCGAGCAGGTCGAGGGCTGGCGCCACGACCTCGTCGACGGCCGGGGGTTCGTGGTGGTTTCGGGGTTTCCGGTGGATCGCTGGTCAGTTGCGCAGCGCGAGACCGCGTGCTGGATTGTCGGATGTCTCATGGGCGAGCCCGGCGGTCAGAACGCCGACGGCGATCTGTTGGGTCACGTCATCGACCTGGCCGCCGACAACCACGAGAACGAGCGGCTCTATCGCACCAACAAGAACATCGGCTTCCATTGCGACGCCGCCGATGTCGTCGGCCTGCTGACCGTGTCGACCGCACCAACCGGCGGAGACAGTCGGGTGGTCTCGTCGGTGTCGGTCCACGACCGAATGGTCGTCGAGTGCCCCGAGTTGGCCGCGCGCCTGTTCCAGCCGACGATGCTCGACAGCCGCCGCCCGCCCGGATCGCCCACCCGATACAGCGAGGTGGTGCCCTCGGCCTTCGACGGCCAGCGGCTTCGTACCTTCATGCACCTCGAGTACTTCCGCTCGGTCGAGCGCTTCGACGACATCGAACTGGACGATGTCACCAGGTGCGCCCTCGACACGTGGGAGTCGATTGCCGAGGAACCGGGGATGCATGTCGCAATGCGTCTCGAGGTCGGCGATCTGCAACTGGTCAACAACCACGCCATCGTCCACGCCCGCACCGGCTACGTCGACGACCCCGACAACCCCAGGCACCTGTTGAGGCTGTGGCTGTCACTGGGTGGCTAG
- a CDS encoding Rid family hydrolase: MQPRDRLGRHRVLLWADTAGPRHGTAGRRGVGAQTHRCFDNLFAVLAGAGLGPDDVVKVNVFLTDMATFDEMNDAYRTRFAEPFPARTTIGVAALPLGAQVEIELIARR, encoded by the coding sequence ATACAGCCACGCGATCGACTCGGACGGCACCGTGTTCTGCTCTGGGCAGACACCGCTGGACCCCGCCACGGGACAGCTGGTCGACGGGGAGTCGGCGCTCAGACGCACCGTTGTTTCGACAACCTGTTCGCCGTGCTGGCCGGCGCCGGCTTGGGCCCCGACGACGTCGTGAAGGTCAACGTCTTCTTGACCGACATGGCGACGTTCGATGAGATGAACGACGCCTACCGCACCCGCTTCGCGGAGCCGTTCCCGGCACGCACCACCATTGGGGTCGCCGCGCTGCCGCTGGGCGCACAAGTAGAGATCGAGCTGATCGCCCGCCGCTGA
- a CDS encoding PQQ-dependent sugar dehydrogenase: MRRIALVLIAAACLAIVPPVASGPAGAATPIDVVAVAAVPDGDGYIIVESDGVVWSYGEAPDLGDLAGIGLAQPIVGAAITPTGGGYWLVASDGGVFAFGDAGFFGSTGGLALVEPVVGMAATPTGGGYWLVASDGGVFAFGDAGFFGSTGGLALVEPVVGMAATPTGGGYWLVASDGGVFAFGDAGFFGSTGAIALDLPVMSMTPTPSGRGYRLFALDGGEFDFGDATFIGSNAARGVRFAAAAVTPGGDGHWMVTAKGQLQQSGLAPRLGAPVAGPPTAEVPLDQADLAFETLGIFDEPVAIRSRPGDSSGVYVAERSGRIVRYDMGSAVRTTLLDMSNLTATDNERGLLGFDFSPDGTKLYLDHTNLAGSVELAEYDLTVSPPTRRLLLTIPQPFANHNGGDIHVTEDGLVWASSGDGGSGGDPSNNAQNRSNLLGTIYRIDPTPSAGAPYSVPGTNPFVGEAGVRAEIWAYGLRNPWRFAFDSATGDLWIADVGQGSREEINLEPAGSGGGRNYGWKAWEGDVRFSDVAAADPFFPIYAYGHDQGCSITGEWCREAGLQR, translated from the coding sequence ATGCGCCGCATCGCCCTGGTCCTCATAGCTGCTGCCTGTCTGGCGATTGTGCCACCGGTTGCATCAGGGCCCGCCGGGGCCGCGACGCCAATTGACGTCGTGGCTGTAGCCGCTGTTCCTGACGGCGACGGCTACATCATCGTCGAGAGCGACGGCGTGGTCTGGTCCTATGGCGAAGCCCCAGACCTGGGCGATCTGGCGGGCATCGGCCTGGCCCAACCGATAGTCGGCGCAGCTATCACGCCTACTGGTGGTGGTTATTGGTTGGTTGCTTCTGATGGTGGGGTGTTTGCGTTTGGTGATGCGGGGTTCTTTGGGTCGACGGGTGGGTTGGCTTTGGTTGAGCCGGTGGTGGGGATGGCTGCGACGCCTACTGGTGGTGGTTATTGGTTGGTAGCGTCCGATGGTGGGGTGTTTGCGTTTGGTGATGCGGGGTTCTTTGGGTCGACGGGTGGGTTGGCTTTGGTTGAGCCGGTGGTGGGGATGGCTGCGACGCCTACTGGTGGTGGTTATTGGTTGGTAGCGTCCGATGGTGGGGTGTTTGCGTTTGGTGATGCGGGGTTCTTCGGTTCGACCGGCGCCATCGCTCTTGACCTGCCGGTGATGTCCATGACCCCAACGCCGTCGGGACGCGGCTATCGCCTGTTCGCCCTCGACGGAGGTGAGTTCGACTTCGGCGACGCCACCTTCATCGGTTCGAACGCTGCACGCGGCGTCCGCTTCGCAGCGGCTGCCGTGACCCCCGGCGGAGACGGCCACTGGATGGTCACCGCCAAGGGTCAGCTCCAGCAGAGCGGCCTGGCACCCAGGCTCGGGGCACCTGTAGCGGGCCCGCCCACCGCCGAGGTGCCGCTCGACCAAGCCGACCTGGCGTTCGAGACCCTCGGCATTTTCGACGAGCCCGTCGCCATCCGGTCGAGGCCCGGCGATTCGTCCGGGGTGTACGTCGCCGAGAGGTCGGGCCGCATAGTGAGGTACGACATGGGTTCCGCGGTGCGCACGACCCTGCTCGACATGTCGAACCTCACCGCCACCGACAACGAACGCGGCCTGCTTGGCTTCGACTTCTCGCCAGACGGCACGAAGCTCTACCTCGACCACACCAACCTGGCCGGCAGCGTCGAACTGGCCGAATACGACCTGACCGTTTCACCCCCCACACGTCGGCTGCTGTTGACCATTCCCCAGCCGTTCGCCAACCACAACGGCGGCGACATTCATGTCACCGAAGACGGGCTGGTGTGGGCGTCTTCGGGCGATGGCGGCAGCGGGGGCGATCCGTCGAACAACGCCCAGAACCGATCCAACCTGCTCGGCACCATCTACCGCATCGACCCCACACCCTCGGCGGGGGCGCCCTATTCGGTGCCAGGCACCAACCCATTCGTGGGTGAAGCCGGGGTGCGTGCCGAGATCTGGGCCTACGGGCTGCGCAACCCTTGGAGGTTTGCGTTCGACTCGGCCACCGGCGATCTGTGGATCGCCGATGTCGGCCAGGGTTCGCGAGAGGAGATAAACCTCGAACCCGCTGGTTCGGGCGGTGGACGCAACTATGGCTGGAAGGCGTGGGAGGGCGACGTGAGGTTCTCCGACGTTGCGGCCGCCGATCCGTTCTTCCCCATCTACGCCTACGGACACGACCAGGGCTGCTCGATAACCGGGGAGTGGTGTCGCGAGGCGGGCTTGCAGCGCTAG